Genomic window (Roseivirga sp. 4D4):
CATAAACAGAAGTAACTTCCTCTCCATCCTGATTCTCTTCTATCTGCTCTTCTATCTCCTCGAGGCCAGCATCTATCAACTCGAATTCAAGTTCTTCGAGATCCATTTCGTCCTTTTTCTCAAATTCAAAGACTGCCTTGCGATTAAACATGTATTCCAATGAACCAGTTGGCACCAGTGCCCCATCTACTTTATTGAAATAGGATCTTACGTTGGCAACTGTCCTGTTTTGGTTATCTGTAGCACACTCAACAAAAACCAAAACACCGTGAGGTCCTTTGCCCTCGTAGTTCATTTCTACGTATGCCTCAACATCCTTGCTGGTAGCTCTTTTAATGGCTCCATCGATGTTGTCCTTTGGCATGTTCTGCGCCTTGGCATTTTGAATAGCCGTACGCAATGCTGCATTCATATCGGGATCAGGACCACCTTCTTTCGCAGCCATAGTAATGGCCTTACCAAGTTTTGGAAAAACGCGAGACATCATACCCCAACGTTTCATCTTTCTACCTTTACGAAATTCAAATGCTCTTCCCATTATAATCTTTGGTTCTTATTGAGGTATCAAAATTAAAAAGTCTTGAAAATTCAGAGCCCTCATTTATCGTCTTTTTTTGATCGAGGGTCAATAAAGGTCTGATCTACCATTGGCCCTGTTTTCATTCCTCCTAGCAAGTGCAAGTGAATATGAAAAACAGATTGTCCTGCATCTTCATTGGTATTCATTGAAAGTCTATAACCCGTGTCTGCAATACCATACTTCTTGGCTAGGTCTCTAGCCACCTTGTACATCTTTCCGATTAAGTGCAAATCCTCGTCCTTAAGATCGCTAATGGTGGGAATTCGCTTTTTGGGAACAATGAGGTAATGAACAGGAGTTTGTCTTCTCAAGGGCACAAAGGCAATGATTTCATTGTCCTTATAGACTATTTCGGCCGGTAGCTCACCATCCCAAATCTTTTCAAAAGGAGATTTAACAGAGAGCTTTTTCTCTTTTTGGGTTGTATACTCCTTGGATTGTGCATTGGCATAAAAGCCTATTACAAGGAATGCGAAGACAAAAATCTTTTTCATAGTGGTTGTCAAAACGGTAAATCACTAGGAAAGTTAAAAGAAAAAGCCCCGACTAATCGGGGCTTTAAAATCAACAAACCTGAATTTCAAGTACTAGATGATCGTACTCAATCCTAATTTTATATTATCCTGAGCACAGGACTCCTCGCCTTCGGCAATGCAATTGGCAATAAAGTCTCCGACTCGATCGGTACCGTAACCCTCACTTTTTGCGAGGTCTTCTGTGACCATTCCGTTTCTCAAAGAAGCATTCACTGCCTGTCTAATCTCGATAGCCTCATTGACCAAACCTAAATGATCCAACATCATTGCCGCTGATAGAATCGTGGCTAAAGGGTTTGCAATGTT
Coding sequences:
- a CDS encoding YebC/PmpR family DNA-binding transcriptional regulator → MGRAFEFRKGRKMKRWGMMSRVFPKLGKAITMAAKEGGPDPDMNAALRTAIQNAKAQNMPKDNIDGAIKRATSKDVEAYVEMNYEGKGPHGVLVFVECATDNQNRTVANVRSYFNKVDGALVPTGSLEYMFNRKAVFEFEKKDEMDLEELEFELIDAGLEEIEEQIEENQDGEEVTSVYVYGDYTNFGSLQSALEGLSIDVKSANLKRFPTTPVEFSDEQLEEIEKLLDKLEDDDDVQAVYSNIA
- a CDS encoding histidine triad nucleotide-binding protein, whose translation is MKKIFVFAFLVIGFYANAQSKEYTTQKEKKLSVKSPFEKIWDGELPAEIVYKDNEIIAFVPLRRQTPVHYLIVPKKRIPTISDLKDEDLHLIGKMYKVARDLAKKYGIADTGYRLSMNTNEDAGQSVFHIHLHLLGGMKTGPMVDQTFIDPRSKKDDK